In Aestuariibaculum lutulentum, one DNA window encodes the following:
- a CDS encoding UvrD-helicase domain-containing protein: MLQTPPFTIYNASAGSGKTFTLVKEYLKILFSSDSSDQFKRILAITFTNKAVAEMKERIIEVLKQFSDPEILRQSNTMFELISKDLSMEPLELHKKSIKLLNTIIHNYAAFDISTIDGFTHKLIRTFAYDLKLPINFEVELDQDTLLNQAVDSLIAKAGTDKALTNVLVEFALEKADDDKSFDIAFDFNKIAKLLVNENDIPFIETLKHKTLTDFNSLKIQLKKDIKTTEEAITEAAQDTLDLIEGAGLEYGDFSGSYLPKHFKKISEGNFDVAFTSKWQENIESATLYPKKVSGDVASTIESIQPQIASAFALTKQGVFHVKFLKAFYKNITPLSVLNAINKELKALKSDQNKMLISEFNTIISREISNQPTPFVYERLGEKFNHYFIDEFQDTSVMQWQNLIPLLDNSLSADKGTTMLVGDAKQAIYRWRGGKAEQFIDLFLDKNPFQVEKELKNLPANFRSFKEVVDFNNKFFNFLAQQVFSNNTYQDLYEKGQQEISKSESGYVELSFLDIDKEDDRDELFCKQALNTINRCLENNFKLEDICVLVRKKKEGVAVANYLSQFNIPIISSETLLINNAPEIVFLNNILKLLIQPKNNEVKIEVLNYLVDFFNIEDKHEFFSEHLKLELHEFFKSYEDYNIYVNSNYLLQLPLYDLTETLVRSFKLVENSNAYIQFYLDLVLDFSHKKGSDIAGFLDYFDAKKESLSIVSPKGQDAVQIMTIHKSKGLEFPVVIFPYADLDLYREIEPKEWFPINDDMYHGFSHTLLNFNKDFEYFGDIGLEIFNNHRSEQELDNINLLYVALTRPVEHLYIISTKDLSTKGEPNKNKYSGLFINYLQHLNLWDNNQNSYSFGSPEKTVNHENSSKETITVNEFISTAKEDHNINVVTKSGMLWDTNQEEAIEKGNLVHNIMSKIISKNDVDNAINEFLSVGTINHSQADQLKDVINEIVNHPKLQNYYNNDNTVYNERDIISKEGIILRPDRIVLFPDNQCVIIDYKTGMEDKKHAQQLQSYEDVLNEMHIFVLKKILIYTNEEITIKEV; the protein is encoded by the coding sequence ATGCTGCAAACCCCACCATTTACCATATATAATGCCTCTGCAGGAAGTGGAAAAACCTTTACTTTGGTTAAAGAATATTTAAAAATTTTATTCAGTTCTGATTCTTCCGATCAATTTAAACGCATTTTGGCCATCACTTTTACCAACAAAGCCGTGGCTGAAATGAAAGAGCGTATTATTGAAGTATTAAAGCAGTTTTCAGATCCTGAAATTTTAAGGCAATCAAACACCATGTTTGAACTTATTAGTAAAGATTTAAGTATGGAACCTTTAGAGCTTCATAAAAAATCTATCAAATTACTAAATACCATCATTCACAATTATGCAGCTTTCGATATTTCGACTATTGATGGATTTACACATAAACTCATAAGAACATTTGCCTACGATTTAAAATTGCCTATAAATTTTGAAGTAGAACTCGATCAGGATACGTTACTCAATCAGGCTGTAGATAGTTTAATTGCCAAAGCAGGAACAGACAAAGCCCTGACTAATGTTTTGGTTGAATTTGCACTGGAAAAAGCAGACGATGATAAAAGCTTCGATATCGCCTTCGACTTTAATAAAATAGCAAAACTCTTAGTTAACGAAAATGATATTCCGTTTATTGAAACGCTAAAACATAAAACGCTAACTGATTTCAACTCTTTGAAAATTCAGCTTAAAAAAGACATCAAAACAACTGAAGAAGCTATTACTGAAGCAGCTCAGGACACCTTAGATTTAATTGAAGGTGCTGGTTTAGAATATGGTGATTTTTCAGGGAGTTATTTGCCTAAACATTTTAAGAAAATAAGCGAAGGTAATTTTGATGTTGCTTTTACCTCTAAATGGCAGGAAAACATAGAATCTGCAACACTCTACCCAAAAAAAGTAAGCGGTGATGTTGCATCGACCATCGAGTCTATTCAACCTCAAATCGCATCGGCTTTTGCTTTAACAAAACAGGGTGTTTTTCATGTAAAATTCCTGAAAGCCTTTTATAAAAACATAACACCGCTATCCGTGTTAAACGCCATTAACAAGGAGTTAAAAGCACTAAAATCAGACCAAAATAAAATGCTTATTTCAGAATTTAATACCATTATTAGTCGGGAAATAAGCAACCAGCCCACGCCATTTGTTTACGAGCGTCTTGGCGAAAAATTCAATCATTATTTTATTGATGAATTTCAAGATACTTCGGTTATGCAATGGCAGAATTTAATTCCGCTATTAGACAACTCCCTTTCGGCAGATAAAGGAACAACCATGCTGGTAGGTGATGCCAAACAAGCTATTTACCGCTGGCGAGGCGGAAAAGCCGAACAGTTTATAGATTTGTTCCTTGATAAAAATCCGTTTCAAGTCGAAAAAGAGTTAAAAAATCTGCCAGCTAACTTCAGGAGTTTTAAAGAAGTAGTAGATTTCAATAATAAGTTTTTCAACTTTCTTGCGCAGCAGGTATTTAGCAACAACACCTACCAAGACCTTTATGAAAAAGGACAACAAGAGATTAGTAAAAGTGAAAGTGGCTACGTAGAATTATCCTTTTTAGATATAGATAAAGAAGATGATCGAGACGAGCTTTTCTGCAAGCAGGCTTTAAACACCATTAATCGTTGTTTAGAAAATAATTTTAAGCTGGAAGACATTTGTGTTTTAGTTAGAAAAAAGAAGGAAGGTGTGGCTGTGGCTAATTATTTAAGTCAGTTTAACATTCCTATTATATCTTCTGAAACCTTATTAATTAACAATGCTCCGGAGATTGTTTTTTTAAACAACATTTTAAAATTATTAATTCAACCCAAAAACAATGAAGTAAAAATTGAAGTTTTAAATTATTTGGTTGATTTCTTTAACATTGAAGATAAACACGAATTCTTTAGCGAACATTTAAAATTAGAGTTGCACGAATTCTTTAAAAGTTATGAAGATTACAACATTTATGTAAACAGTAATTATTTACTTCAGCTACCTTTATATGACCTTACCGAAACATTAGTAAGAAGTTTTAAGCTTGTTGAAAATTCTAATGCATATATTCAATTTTATTTAGACCTTGTTCTGGACTTTTCTCATAAAAAAGGATCGGACATCGCAGGATTTTTAGATTATTTCGATGCAAAAAAAGAATCCTTGAGTATTGTTTCTCCAAAAGGTCAGGATGCTGTTCAAATTATGACCATTCATAAATCTAAAGGTTTAGAATTTCCTGTGGTTATTTTCCCTTACGCAGATTTAGATCTCTACAGAGAAATTGAACCAAAAGAATGGTTTCCTATCAACGATGATATGTATCATGGCTTTTCTCATACCTTATTAAATTTCAATAAAGACTTCGAATATTTTGGAGATATCGGATTAGAAATCTTTAATAACCATCGTTCTGAACAGGAATTAGACAATATAAACCTTTTATATGTTGCACTAACACGTCCTGTAGAACATCTATATATTATTTCAACGAAAGATCTAAGCACAAAGGGAGAACCAAATAAAAATAAATATTCGGGTCTATTTATAAATTACCTGCAACATCTTAACCTTTGGGATAATAATCAAAACTCCTACTCTTTTGGATCTCCAGAAAAAACAGTGAATCATGAAAATTCATCTAAAGAAACCATTACCGTGAATGAATTTATTTCGACAGCTAAAGAAGACCATAACATAAATGTTGTTACAAAATCAGGAATGCTTTGGGACACAAATCAGGAAGAAGCCATTGAAAAAGGGAACCTTGTTCACAACATTATGTCTAAGATTATTTCTAAAAATGATGTTGATAATGCTATTAATGAATTTTTATCTGTAGGAACAATCAACCATTCACAAGCAGATCAACTAAAAGATGTTATTAACGAAATTGTTAATCATCCTAAACTACAAAACTATTATAACAACGATAACACAGTTTATAACGAACGTGATATCATCTCAAAAGAAGGGATCATTTTAAGACCAGACCGTATTGTTTTATTTCCTGATAATCAATGTGTAATTATTGATTACAAAACCGGAATGGAAGACAAAAAACATGCTCAGCAATTACAATCTTACGAAGATGTTTTAAACGAAATGCACATTTTTGTACTCAAAAAAATCCTAATTTATACAAACGAAGAGATAACAATTAAAGAAGTCTAA
- a CDS encoding superoxide dismutase — protein MAFELPELGYAYDALEPHIDARTMEIHHTKHHQGYTNNFNAAIAGTELEGKSVEDILTNLDLNNAAVRNNGGGYFNHSLFWSVMNPEDRGYLSGELKDAIVAEFGSKEAFVEAFSKAAATRFGSGWAWLCVHKGGKVEICSTANQDNPLMPGIGCGATPILGLDVWEHAYYLNYQNRRPDYIDAFFKVVNWNEVERRYAEAK, from the coding sequence ATGGCTTTCGAATTACCTGAATTAGGTTATGCTTACGATGCTTTAGAGCCTCACATTGATGCTCGCACTATGGAGATTCACCATACTAAGCACCATCAAGGATATACAAATAATTTCAACGCTGCAATTGCAGGAACTGAGTTAGAAGGAAAATCTGTTGAAGATATCTTAACCAATTTAGATTTAAATAACGCTGCTGTTAGAAACAACGGTGGAGGATATTTTAACCACTCTTTATTCTGGTCTGTAATGAATCCAGAAGACAGAGGATATTTATCTGGTGAATTAAAAGATGCTATTGTAGCTGAATTTGGTTCTAAGGAAGCATTTGTTGAAGCTTTCAGTAAAGCTGCTGCAACACGTTTTGGTTCTGGTTGGGCATGGTTATGTGTTCATAAAGGTGGAAAAGTAGAGATTTGTTCTACTGCTAACCAAGACAACCCGTTAATGCCAGGAATTGGTTGTGGAGCAACTCCAATTTTAGGTCTTGATGTTTGGGAACATGCATATTACTTAAACTACCAAAACCGTCGTCCAGATTATATCGATGCTTTCTTTAAAGTAGTTAACTGGAATGAAGTTGAAAGACGTTACGCTGAAGCTAAGTAA
- a CDS encoding amidophosphoribosyltransferase, with protein sequence MSDALKHECGIAVVRLLKPLEYYKEKYGSAFYGVNKMYLMMEKQHNRGQDGAGFASIKLDMKPGERYISRVRSVAQQPIQDIFAQINDRINTELTAHPEYANDVAAQKKNIPYIGEVMLGHVRYGTFGKNSVESVHPFLRQNNWMHRNLIMAGNFNMTNVKELFGNLIELGQHPKEYTDTITIMEKIGHFLDDAVAKLYKDLKKEGFSKKNASPQIAERLKVSKILKRAAKNWDGGYAMAGLIGHGDAFVLRDPAGIRPAYYYQDDEVVVIASERPVIQTAFNVKFEDVHELDPGKAIIIKKSGEVRFKQILEPLERKSCSFERIYFSRGGDAEIYQERKKLGNLVMPKVLESINYDIKNTVFSFIPNTAETSFYGMVDSADIYLNERKTAAILEGQHSLSSEKIKEILSEHIRVEKIAIKDAKLRTFITEDSSRDDLVAHVYDITYGVIKPEDNLVIIDDSIVRGTTLKKSILKMLDRLGPKRIVVVSSAPQIRYPDCYGIDMANLESLVAFRAALELLKENGQYHIVEEVYNKCIEQTELADKYVQNFVKEIYDPFTDEQISDKIAELLSPDSIKAEVKIIFQPVENLHEACPKNLGDWYFTGNYPTVGGNRVVNRAFINFYEGNKERAY encoded by the coding sequence ATGAGTGATGCTTTAAAACACGAATGTGGTATAGCCGTGGTTAGGTTATTAAAACCACTAGAGTACTACAAAGAAAAATACGGAAGTGCATTTTATGGTGTAAACAAAATGTATCTGATGATGGAAAAACAGCACAACCGTGGTCAAGACGGGGCTGGTTTTGCAAGTATTAAACTAGACATGAAGCCTGGTGAGCGATACATAAGCCGTGTTCGTTCTGTAGCACAACAACCTATTCAGGATATTTTTGCTCAAATTAACGATCGTATCAACACCGAGCTTACAGCTCATCCGGAATATGCAAACGACGTTGCTGCACAGAAAAAAAACATTCCATACATTGGTGAGGTTATGCTAGGGCACGTGCGTTACGGAACATTCGGGAAAAACAGCGTAGAAAGTGTTCACCCATTCTTAAGACAGAACAACTGGATGCATAGAAACTTAATTATGGCCGGTAACTTTAACATGACGAATGTTAAAGAATTATTCGGAAACTTAATTGAGCTAGGTCAGCACCCTAAAGAATATACCGACACCATTACTATTATGGAAAAAATTGGTCATTTCTTAGACGACGCCGTTGCTAAACTTTATAAAGATCTTAAAAAAGAAGGATTCAGTAAAAAGAATGCTTCACCTCAAATTGCTGAGCGCCTAAAAGTCTCTAAAATTTTAAAAAGAGCGGCTAAAAACTGGGATGGTGGTTACGCTATGGCCGGTTTAATTGGTCATGGTGATGCGTTCGTATTACGCGATCCAGCAGGTATTCGTCCGGCATATTATTACCAGGATGACGAAGTTGTAGTTATCGCTTCAGAGCGTCCTGTAATTCAAACAGCTTTCAACGTAAAATTTGAAGATGTTCATGAATTAGATCCAGGAAAAGCTATCATCATTAAAAAATCTGGAGAAGTTCGTTTCAAACAAATTTTAGAACCATTAGAAAGAAAATCATGTTCTTTTGAGCGTATTTATTTCTCTAGAGGTGGTGATGCTGAAATCTATCAGGAGCGTAAAAAATTAGGTAATTTAGTAATGCCTAAAGTTCTTGAGTCTATCAACTACGATATTAAAAACACGGTATTTTCATTCATACCAAATACTGCTGAAACTTCTTTCTATGGAATGGTAGATTCTGCCGATATTTATTTAAATGAAAGAAAAACTGCTGCAATATTAGAAGGACAGCATTCGCTTTCTTCTGAAAAAATAAAAGAAATCTTATCAGAGCATATCCGCGTTGAAAAAATCGCTATTAAGGATGCTAAACTTAGAACTTTTATTACTGAAGATAGCAGCCGTGACGATTTAGTAGCACACGTTTACGACATTACTTATGGTGTAATTAAGCCAGAGGACAACTTAGTTATTATTGACGACAGTATTGTACGCGGAACAACACTTAAGAAAAGTATCTTAAAAATGTTAGACCGCTTAGGACCTAAACGTATTGTTGTTGTATCGTCTGCGCCACAAATTAGATATCCAGACTGTTACGGAATCGATATGGCCAACTTAGAAAGCTTGGTAGCATTTAGAGCGGCTTTAGAATTACTAAAAGAAAATGGACAGTATCATATAGTTGAAGAAGTTTACAATAAATGTATCGAGCAAACAGAATTAGCAGATAAGTATGTTCAAAATTTTGTAAAGGAAATTTATGATCCGTTTACAGATGAACAAATTTCTGATAAAATCGCTGAACTTTTAAGTCCGGACAGCATTAAAGCTGAAGTAAAAATCATCTTCCAACCTGTAGAGAATTTACATGAAGCATGTCCGAAGAATTTAGGAGACTGGTATTTTACAGGAAACTATCCAACTGTTGGAGGTAACCGAGTAGTAAACAGAGCTTTTATTAATTTTTACGAAGGGAATAAAGAACGTGCTTATTAA
- a CDS encoding PfkB family carbohydrate kinase: MGKLVIVGTVAFDAIETPFGKTDKILGGAATFIGLSASHFNVDAAAVSVVGGDFPQEYLDLLSNKNIDISGIEIVKEGKTFFWSGRYHNDMNSRDTLVTELNTLADFNPVVPQDYRNAEVVMLGNLHPIVQLSVLEQMEEKPKLVILDTMNFWMDCALDDLHKVINKIDVITINDEEARQLTGEYSLLVAARKIHEMGPKYVVIKKGEHGALLFNNDNVFYAPALPLEEVFDPTGAGDTFAGGFAGYIAKTGDTSFENMKNAVIYGSTLASFCVEKFGTERMQNLTEGEVHKRLLQFKQLTQFEIELA, from the coding sequence ATGGGTAAGTTAGTTATTGTTGGCACAGTAGCCTTTGATGCTATTGAAACGCCGTTCGGAAAAACCGACAAAATACTTGGTGGTGCAGCCACTTTTATTGGATTATCTGCTTCACATTTTAACGTAGACGCTGCAGCCGTATCGGTTGTTGGTGGCGATTTTCCTCAAGAATATTTAGACCTATTATCAAATAAAAATATTGATATTTCAGGAATTGAAATCGTTAAAGAAGGAAAAACATTTTTCTGGAGCGGTCGTTACCACAACGACATGAATAGCCGTGATACGTTAGTAACAGAACTTAATACATTAGCAGACTTCAATCCAGTAGTTCCTCAAGATTACAGAAATGCCGAAGTGGTTATGTTAGGAAATCTTCATCCTATCGTCCAACTAAGTGTTTTAGAACAAATGGAAGAAAAACCTAAGTTGGTTATTCTTGATACTATGAATTTCTGGATGGACTGTGCTTTAGACGATTTACATAAAGTAATCAATAAAATTGATGTAATCACCATTAACGATGAAGAAGCCAGACAATTAACTGGAGAATATTCTCTTTTAGTTGCTGCTAGAAAAATTCATGAAATGGGACCAAAATATGTAGTGATTAAAAAAGGAGAACACGGTGCCTTATTGTTTAACAACGATAATGTATTCTACGCTCCTGCTTTACCATTGGAAGAAGTTTTCGATCCAACAGGTGCCGGCGATACATTTGCTGGAGGTTTCGCAGGATATATTGCAAAAACCGGAGACACATCATTCGAAAATATGAAGAATGCGGTAATTTATGGTTCAACATTAGCCTCGTTTTGTGTTGAAAAATTCGGTACCGAACGTATGCAGAATTTAACCGAAGGTGAAGTCCATAAACGCTTATTACAGTTTAAGCAGTTAACACAATTTGAAATAGAATTAGCATAA
- a CDS encoding ribonuclease H1 domain-containing protein — MSKKKKKYYTIWKGHKTGVFETWNDCKAQITNYEGAQYKSFETFEAAKKALNGNYKDFIGKNKSFSSTLSPEQLKKIGQPNYNSISVDAASSGNPGVMEYRGVDTKTKQQLFIQGPFQEGTNNIGEFLAIVHGLALLKKKNSNRIIYTDSKTAISWVKKKTCNTKLERNEKNKDLFELVDRALNWLKTNNYTTTIVKWETKAWGEIPADFGRK; from the coding sequence ATGTCTAAAAAAAAGAAGAAATACTATACCATTTGGAAAGGACATAAAACTGGTGTTTTTGAAACATGGAACGATTGCAAAGCTCAAATAACCAATTACGAAGGTGCTCAGTATAAATCATTTGAAACCTTTGAAGCCGCCAAAAAAGCTTTAAACGGAAATTACAAAGATTTTATCGGAAAAAACAAATCGTTTAGCAGCACATTATCTCCCGAACAATTAAAGAAAATAGGGCAACCTAATTACAATTCCATTTCGGTTGATGCCGCTTCAAGCGGAAATCCGGGTGTTATGGAATATCGTGGTGTCGATACCAAAACCAAACAACAACTCTTTATTCAAGGTCCCTTTCAGGAAGGCACTAACAATATAGGTGAATTTTTAGCCATTGTTCACGGTTTGGCGCTTCTAAAAAAGAAAAATAGCAACCGTATTATCTATACTGATTCTAAGACTGCCATAAGCTGGGTTAAAAAGAAAACCTGCAATACAAAATTAGAGCGCAACGAAAAAAACAAAGATCTTTTTGAATTGGTAGACCGAGCTCTTAACTGGCTAAAGACCAACAACTACACGACAACCATAGTAAAATGGGAAACAAAAGCCTGGGGTGAAATCCCTGCAGATTTTGGACGAAAATAA
- the purN gene encoding phosphoribosylglycinamide formyltransferase, producing the protein MKRIVIFASGSGSNAENLVAYFNNSDIASVVQILTNNPQAKVLDRAKRLKVSALSFNKVALTETNDVLNLLKATKPDLIVLAGFLWKFPEAIINEYPNKVINVHPALLPKFGGKGMYGMNVHQAVVENKETETGITIHYVNENYDEGAIIFQAKCVVDAKDTAEDVAAKIHELEMEHFPKVVEQLLTEQN; encoded by the coding sequence ATGAAACGTATTGTCATTTTTGCGTCAGGAAGTGGTTCAAATGCCGAAAATTTAGTTGCATATTTCAACAACAGTGATATAGCTTCTGTTGTGCAAATACTCACAAACAATCCGCAAGCAAAAGTTCTAGATCGCGCGAAACGATTAAAAGTTAGTGCGCTATCATTCAACAAGGTCGCTTTAACAGAAACAAACGACGTTTTAAATCTATTGAAAGCCACAAAACCAGATTTAATTGTCTTAGCTGGATTTTTATGGAAATTCCCGGAAGCAATAATAAACGAATACCCTAATAAGGTCATTAATGTTCACCCGGCTCTATTACCTAAATTTGGTGGTAAAGGCATGTATGGCATGAACGTACACCAAGCTGTTGTTGAAAACAAAGAAACTGAAACAGGAATCACCATTCATTACGTTAATGAAAATTACGACGAAGGCGCTATTATTTTTCAAGCTAAATGTGTTGTTGACGCAAAGGATACTGCCGAAGATGTTGCTGCTAAAATTCATGAACTTGAAATGGAACATTTCCCTAAGGTTGTCGAGCAACTATTAACAGAGCAAAACTAA
- a CDS encoding acyl carrier protein — MSDIASRVKAIIVDKLGVDENEVVTEASFTNDLGADSLDTVELIMEFEKEFDIQIPDDQAENIATVGQAISYIEEAK; from the coding sequence ATGTCAGACATTGCATCAAGAGTAAAAGCGATTATCGTAGACAAATTAGGAGTTGATGAAAACGAAGTTGTAACTGAAGCAAGCTTCACTAACGATTTAGGAGCAGACTCTTTAGATACTGTAGAATTAATCATGGAGTTCGAAAAAGAATTCGACATCCAGATTCCAGACGACCAAGCAGAGAACATTGCAACTGTAGGTCAAGCTATATCATATATCGAAGAAGCAAAATAA